Proteins encoded in a region of the Methylosinus trichosporium OB3b genome:
- a CDS encoding transglycosylase domain-containing protein translates to MVRGPMSTNAAWALIRPGCAGPPSPASGRRTARRLFCFFFVVLGLGVSIRCIPAALVAPEPTPIVYDRNGAFVTQIGAHADYGYWPLRAVPERVALATLALEDRRFFSHPGVDPRAVLRAAWRNLFGRGRREGASTIAMQVAHMQTRAPRSFAAKILEAATALALIARHGHEAVLAHYLRLAPYGNGSHGVAHAARFYFDKPAEDLSLAEIALLAAVPQAPGRMNLFRERGLASARTRAKQALAYLREHGLVDTTQVALAERQLATLRPVGAARRLDALHLALRYDALIREGAIAPASPQDPRIHASVDLALQEQVASLTRRYLSLWRGAGARQAAVLAVERGTGAVLADVGSSDYRDSRDGAFDFTRVQRSPGSTLKPFVYALAFERGALRATDILSDIPEGASGVDNADGLFLGPMPPRQALANSRNVPATNLLRRVGLEANFRFLHDLRLHDVEAPAESFGVAMAIGALPTRLERLVAAYGALAEDGVLSDLVFAREQRRRRSIRVMSSDTARLVTSMLADPLARLPSFPRYGPLEYPFAVAVKTGTSQGYRDAWTIAFSRKAIVGVWLGRGDAGAMNRLSGAASAARLAHAVLAHVHGAKPGDLAEDSFPAPDGRVPVEMCLSGGANGGACSETLMEWVKPNERPAAALAAPAPFAAAVGPVALAITTPEHRTHIWRNPEQPETLNRLALKATATPSAQQILWYVDGEPFALAEADATVYWPMRPGTHRIQARLPMRQEGSRVVEITVE, encoded by the coding sequence ATGGTTCGCGGCCCGATGTCGACGAATGCGGCCTGGGCCCTCATCCGACCCGGCTGCGCCGGGCCACCTTCTCCCGCGAGCGGGAGAAGGACTGCGCGTCGCCTGTTCTGCTTTTTCTTCGTCGTTCTCGGGCTCGGCGTTTCTATTCGCTGCATCCCCGCCGCGCTCGTCGCGCCGGAGCCGACGCCGATCGTTTATGATCGCAACGGCGCCTTCGTCACCCAGATCGGCGCTCACGCGGATTATGGCTATTGGCCGCTGCGCGCTGTTCCCGAGCGCGTCGCCCTCGCGACGCTGGCGCTCGAGGATCGGCGCTTCTTCTCCCATCCCGGCGTCGATCCGCGCGCCGTGCTGCGCGCCGCCTGGCGCAATCTCTTCGGCCGAGGACGACGTGAAGGCGCCTCCACCATCGCCATGCAAGTCGCGCACATGCAAACGCGGGCGCCGCGCAGCTTCGCCGCCAAGATCCTCGAAGCCGCGACCGCGCTGGCGCTGATCGCGCGCCACGGCCATGAGGCCGTGCTCGCGCATTATCTGCGCCTCGCGCCCTATGGCAATGGCAGCCATGGCGTCGCCCATGCGGCGCGCTTTTACTTCGACAAGCCGGCCGAAGATCTCTCGCTCGCGGAGATTGCGCTGCTCGCCGCGGTGCCGCAAGCGCCGGGGCGAATGAATCTGTTCCGCGAGCGTGGGCTCGCTTCGGCGCGGACACGGGCGAAACAGGCGCTCGCCTATTTGCGGGAACATGGTCTCGTCGACACGACGCAGGTCGCGCTCGCCGAGCGCCAGCTGGCGACGCTGCGTCCAGTCGGCGCCGCGCGGCGTCTGGACGCGCTGCATCTCGCCTTGCGCTATGACGCGCTGATCCGCGAGGGCGCGATCGCGCCGGCGTCGCCGCAGGACCCGCGCATTCATGCGAGCGTCGACCTCGCGCTGCAAGAACAAGTCGCGAGCCTCACGCGGCGTTATCTCTCGCTGTGGCGCGGCGCCGGCGCGCGGCAGGCGGCGGTCTTGGCGGTCGAGCGCGGAACCGGCGCGGTGCTCGCCGATGTCGGCTCATCCGACTATCGCGATTCGCGCGACGGCGCTTTCGACTTCACTCGCGTGCAGCGCTCGCCCGGCTCGACGCTGAAGCCTTTCGTCTATGCGCTCGCCTTCGAGCGCGGCGCGCTGCGGGCGACCGACATCCTCTCCGATATTCCCGAGGGCGCCTCCGGCGTCGACAACGCCGACGGCCTGTTCCTCGGTCCCATGCCGCCGCGCCAGGCGCTCGCCAATTCGCGCAATGTGCCGGCGACCAATCTGCTGCGCCGCGTCGGGCTCGAGGCCAATTTCCGCTTTCTGCACGATCTTCGCCTGCATGATGTCGAGGCGCCGGCCGAATCCTTCGGCGTCGCCATGGCCATCGGCGCGCTGCCGACGCGGCTCGAGCGGCTCGTCGCCGCCTATGGCGCGCTCGCCGAGGACGGCGTTCTGTCCGATCTCGTCTTCGCGCGCGAGCAGAGGCGGCGGCGTTCCATCCGCGTGATGTCGAGCGACACGGCGCGGCTCGTCACCTCCATGCTCGCCGATCCGCTGGCGCGCCTGCCGAGCTTTCCGCGCTATGGGCCGCTGGAATATCCCTTCGCGGTAGCGGTGAAGACGGGGACGTCGCAGGGCTATCGCGACGCCTGGACCATCGCTTTTTCACGCAAGGCGATCGTCGGCGTGTGGCTCGGGCGCGGCGACGCCGGCGCGATGAACCGGCTGAGCGGCGCCGCCTCCGCCGCGCGGTTGGCCCATGCCGTGCTCGCTCATGTGCATGGCGCGAAGCCCGGCGATCTCGCCGAAGATTCGTTTCCGGCGCCGGACGGGCGCGTCCCGGTGGAGATGTGCCTCTCGGGCGGCGCCAATGGCGGCGCCTGCAGCGAGACCTTGATGGAGTGGGTGAAGCCGAACGAGCGCCCGGCGGCCGCGCTCGCGGCGCCCGCTCCGTTCGCGGCTGCGGTCGGGCCCGTGGCGCTGGCGATCACGACGCCCGAGCATCGCACGCATATCTGGCGCAATCCCGAGCAGCCGGAGACGCTGAACCGCCTCGCGCTGAAAGCGACGGCGACGCCGTCTGCGCAGCAGATCCTCTGGTATGTCGATGGCGAACCCTTCGCGCTCGCCGAGGCCGACGCGACGGTCTATTGGCCGATGCGCCCGGGGACGCATCGCATTCAGGCGCGTCTGCCGATGCGGCAGGAAGGGTCGCGCGTGGTCGAGATCACGGTGGAATGA
- the fumC gene encoding class II fumarate hydratase: MTDQFRIERDSFGDIEVPASAYWGAQTERSRRNFPIGVGRMPIEVVHALARVKLAAAEANVEKGLLPPEVAAAIAAAAREVIAGKLDEHFPLVVWQTGSGTQSNMNVNEVIANRANEALGAGRGAKSPVHPNDHVNLGQSSNDSFPTAIHVAGAIAISQRLLPAVERLHAAFAAKAKAFDHIVKIGRTHLQDATPVTLGQEFSGYAAQAEFGARRIREGLADLFLLAQGGTAVGTGVNTYKGFAETVAAKIAAQTGLPFVTAPNKFEALAAHDAAVFAHGALNALAAGLYKIACDIRLMGCGPRAGLAELKLPENEPGSSIMPGKVNPTQVESMTMVCTRVFGNHATITFAASQGHLELNVMKPVIALALLESTILLADGIDSFVTRCIDGVEPDETNIKNFLERSLMLVTALAPKIGYDAASKIARAAHHNGKTLREEALKSGKVTEAEFDELVRPEKMLAPND; the protein is encoded by the coding sequence ATGACCGACCAATTCCGTATCGAGCGTGATTCCTTCGGCGACATAGAGGTTCCGGCCTCCGCCTATTGGGGCGCGCAGACGGAGCGCTCGCGCCGCAATTTCCCCATCGGGGTCGGCCGCATGCCGATCGAGGTCGTTCATGCGCTGGCGCGGGTGAAGCTCGCAGCGGCCGAGGCCAATGTCGAGAAGGGCCTGCTGCCGCCGGAGGTCGCCGCCGCCATCGCCGCGGCGGCGCGCGAAGTGATCGCGGGCAAGCTCGACGAGCATTTCCCGCTGGTCGTCTGGCAGACCGGCTCGGGCACGCAGTCCAACATGAATGTCAACGAGGTGATCGCCAATCGCGCCAATGAGGCGCTCGGCGCCGGCCGCGGGGCCAAGTCCCCGGTTCACCCGAACGATCACGTCAATCTCGGCCAGTCCTCCAACGACAGCTTTCCGACCGCTATTCATGTCGCCGGCGCCATCGCCATCTCGCAGCGCCTGCTGCCGGCGGTGGAGCGGCTGCACGCGGCGTTCGCAGCGAAGGCGAAGGCGTTCGACCATATTGTGAAGATCGGCCGCACGCATTTGCAGGATGCGACGCCGGTCACGCTCGGCCAGGAATTTTCCGGCTACGCCGCCCAGGCCGAGTTCGGCGCGCGGCGCATTCGCGAAGGGCTCGCCGATCTCTTCCTGCTCGCCCAGGGCGGCACCGCCGTCGGCACCGGCGTCAACACCTATAAGGGCTTCGCCGAGACCGTCGCGGCGAAGATCGCGGCGCAGACCGGCCTGCCCTTCGTCACGGCGCCGAATAAATTCGAGGCGCTCGCCGCCCATGACGCCGCGGTCTTCGCCCATGGCGCGCTGAACGCGCTCGCCGCCGGCCTCTATAAGATCGCCTGCGACATTCGCCTCATGGGCTGCGGTCCGCGCGCCGGCCTCGCCGAGCTGAAGCTGCCGGAGAACGAGCCGGGCTCGTCGATCATGCCGGGCAAGGTCAATCCGACGCAAGTCGAATCGATGACCATGGTGTGCACGCGCGTCTTCGGCAATCATGCGACGATCACCTTCGCCGCGTCACAGGGCCATCTCGAGCTCAATGTGATGAAGCCGGTGATCGCGCTCGCTCTGCTCGAATCGACGATCCTGCTCGCCGACGGCATCGACAGCTTCGTCACCCGCTGCATCGACGGCGTCGAGCCGGACGAAACCAACATCAAGAACTTCCTCGAGCGTTCGCTGATGCTGGTGACGGCGCTCGCGCCCAAGATCGGCTATGACGCCGCCTCCAAGATCGCCCGCGCCGCGCATCACAATGGAAAGACGCTGCGCGAGGAGGCGCTGAAGTCCGGCAAGGTGACAGAGGCCGAGTTCGACGAATTGGTGCGGCCGGAGAAGATGCTCGCGCCGAATGATTGA
- a CDS encoding sigma-70 family RNA polymerase sigma factor, whose protein sequence is MPENESAKAGGKGSKADLVSAIPNLRAFAVSLCGNADRADDLVQETLVKAWSSLASFTEGTNLTAWLFTILRNIHYSDYRKRRRETPDPDGLIAARLVSLPAQNAHMDFLDFRAALQKLPLDQREALILVAASGLSYEEAAAICNCAPGTMKSRVNRARNRLADVLSLSSGADIGDAFFIGEATALPRAGND, encoded by the coding sequence GTGCCGGAGAACGAGTCGGCGAAAGCCGGGGGCAAAGGATCGAAAGCCGATCTCGTATCGGCCATACCGAACCTGCGCGCCTTTGCGGTCTCGCTCTGCGGCAACGCCGACCGCGCCGACGACCTCGTCCAGGAGACGCTGGTCAAGGCCTGGAGCAGCCTCGCCTCCTTCACCGAAGGCACGAACCTCACCGCTTGGCTGTTCACTATTCTCCGCAACATCCACTACAGCGATTATCGCAAGCGTCGCCGAGAGACGCCCGATCCGGACGGGCTCATCGCCGCGCGTCTCGTGTCGCTGCCGGCGCAGAACGCGCATATGGATTTTCTCGATTTCCGCGCGGCGCTGCAGAAGCTGCCGCTCGATCAGCGCGAGGCGCTGATCCTCGTCGCCGCCTCGGGCCTCTCCTATGAAGAAGCCGCAGCGATCTGCAATTGCGCGCCCGGCACGATGAAGAGCCGCGTCAATCGCGCCCGCAACCGCCTCGCCGACGTGCTGTCGCTGTCGAGCGGCGCCGATATCGGCGACGCTTTCTTCATCGGCGAGGCCACGGCCCTGCCGCGCGCCGGCAATGATTGA
- a CDS encoding NepR family anti-sigma factor yields MGKSSRRTNAAAALSKTDSRGDREETPFDPVVTQEDVHSAADHEGLVVLNSRRPQERSPRSSSRRDADRNKIGEQIGDQLRDLYNDVLEQPVPERFLELLNQLEADTISSASTKAPGEG; encoded by the coding sequence ATGGGAAAGAGCAGCCGCAGAACCAATGCCGCCGCCGCGCTCAGCAAAACCGACAGCCGAGGAGACCGGGAGGAGACGCCGTTTGATCCAGTGGTCACGCAAGAGGATGTGCATTCCGCGGCCGATCACGAAGGATTGGTGGTCTTGAACTCGCGTCGCCCGCAGGAGCGGAGCCCGCGCTCGTCATCTAGGCGCGATGCCGACAGGAACAAGATCGGCGAGCAAATCGGCGACCAGCTGCGCGATCTGTATAATGACGTGCTCGAGCAGCCCGTGCCCGAGCGTTTCCTGGAGCTCTTGAACCAGCTCGAGGCGGACACGATATCCTCGGCGAGCACGAAAGCGCCCGGGGAGGGATAG
- a CDS encoding response regulator: MSLSQAILRHLPYLRRFARALSGSREGGDAYVLATLETLVADPDRVEADEDLRVALYRLFLDIWTSSPINAHTDHSGLAPAEEEGAKRNLEAISLQPRIAFLLHALEGFSLPEIASALGLPEARAAALIDAASAEIAGQLATDVLIIEDEPLIALDLRALVEELGHRVVAVARTHKEAVAAIAKTPPGLILADIQLADNSSGLEAVNEILGSVSTPVIFVTAYPERFLKGEPPEPAFLIAKPFSVDSLKAIISQALFFDRRSHVKGNDKHN, translated from the coding sequence ATGTCCCTATCTCAGGCTATTCTAAGGCACCTCCCTTATCTCAGGCGTTTCGCCCGCGCCCTCTCCGGCAGCCGCGAGGGCGGCGACGCCTATGTCCTCGCCACTCTCGAAACACTGGTGGCCGATCCGGACCGCGTCGAGGCGGACGAGGATCTGCGCGTCGCGCTGTATCGGCTGTTCCTCGACATCTGGACGTCGAGCCCGATCAACGCGCATACCGACCATTCGGGCCTCGCTCCGGCCGAGGAGGAGGGAGCCAAGCGCAATCTCGAAGCCATATCGCTGCAGCCGCGCATCGCTTTTCTCCTCCATGCGCTCGAGGGCTTCTCGCTCCCCGAGATCGCCAGCGCTCTCGGCCTGCCGGAAGCGCGCGCCGCTGCGCTGATCGACGCGGCCAGCGCCGAGATCGCCGGCCAATTGGCGACCGATGTGCTCATCATCGAGGACGAGCCGCTGATCGCGCTCGATCTGCGCGCGCTCGTCGAGGAGCTCGGCCATCGCGTCGTCGCCGTGGCCCGCACACATAAAGAAGCCGTGGCCGCGATCGCCAAGACGCCGCCCGGTTTGATCCTGGCCGACATCCAGCTGGCCGACAACAGCTCAGGTCTGGAAGCGGTTAACGAAATCCTCGGCTCGGTGTCGACGCCGGTGATCTTCGTCACCGCCTATCCGGAACGCTTCCTCAAAGGCGAGCCGCCGGAGCCCGCTTTTCTGATCGCCAAGCCATTCAGCGTAGACAGCCTCAAGGCGATCATCAGCCAAGCTTTATTTTTCGACAGACGCTCCCATGTCAAAGGCAATGATAAGCACAACTGA
- a CDS encoding KGG domain-containing protein, translating into MQEPKKSNRGFASMDPEKQRAIARKGGQNVPDEKRSFSQNPELAAKAGRKGGQSVDPTKRSFSRDHTLASEAGRKGGHASHSKPRTAAE; encoded by the coding sequence ATGCAGGAACCCAAGAAGTCGAACCGGGGCTTTGCGTCGATGGACCCCGAGAAGCAGCGCGCCATCGCCCGCAAGGGCGGCCAGAACGTCCCCGACGAGAAGCGCAGCTTCTCTCAGAATCCGGAACTGGCGGCGAAAGCCGGGCGCAAAGGGGGGCAGAGCGTCGATCCGACCAAGCGCAGCTTCTCCCGCGACCATACCCTCGCGTCCGAAGCCGGGCGGAAGGGCGGTCACGCGTCCCATTCCAAGCCGAGAACAGCCGCGGAGTAA
- the ptsN gene encoding PTS IIA-like nitrogen regulatory protein PtsN gives MRLADLLTSEAIIPTLKSNTKKQALQELSEKAAEICGLPAREIFDALLQRERLGSTGIGNGIAIPHGKLARVKSIFGIFARLERPIDFDALDGAPVDLVFLLIAPESSGADHLKALACAARMLRDPAVVATIRTTRDPSALYSIIAQTTKPHAA, from the coding sequence ATGCGGCTCGCTGATCTGCTCACATCGGAAGCGATTATTCCGACGCTCAAGTCCAACACCAAGAAGCAGGCGCTTCAGGAGCTGAGCGAGAAGGCTGCGGAAATTTGCGGCCTGCCGGCCCGCGAAATCTTCGACGCACTGTTGCAGCGCGAGCGTCTCGGCTCGACCGGCATCGGCAATGGCATCGCCATTCCGCACGGCAAGCTGGCGCGCGTCAAATCGATCTTCGGGATTTTCGCGCGGCTCGAGCGCCCGATCGATTTCGACGCGCTGGACGGCGCGCCGGTCGATCTGGTTTTTCTGCTGATCGCCCCCGAATCATCGGGGGCCGATCATTTGAAAGCGCTCGCTTGCGCCGCCCGCATGCTGCGCGATCCGGCCGTGGTCGCGACCATTCGCACGACCCGCGATCCGTCGGCTCTCTATTCCATCATCGCGCAAACCACCAAGCCACACGCCGCCTGA
- the hpf gene encoding ribosome hibernation-promoting factor, HPF/YfiA family produces MSLRVSGKNIDIGESLRAHVAERLGAAASKYFDGEISGHVTIAPEGSGYRADCSLHLTSGIVLQADGRAQEPYACFDLAADRIEKRLRRYKSRLKEHRAEHAAAGPDLGEVAASYVLEAPDQEVEAPKEFAPTIVAESTARLRRLTVSAAVLDLDLTGAPVVVFRHADTGRLNVVYRRSDDHIGWIDAPGGE; encoded by the coding sequence ATGTCTTTGCGGGTGTCCGGAAAGAATATCGATATCGGCGAGTCCCTGCGGGCCCATGTCGCCGAACGGCTCGGCGCCGCGGCCTCCAAATATTTCGACGGCGAGATCAGCGGCCATGTGACGATCGCGCCGGAAGGATCGGGCTATCGCGCCGATTGCAGCCTGCATTTGACCTCCGGCATCGTGCTGCAGGCCGATGGCCGCGCTCAAGAGCCCTACGCCTGTTTCGACCTCGCGGCCGACCGCATCGAGAAACGGCTGCGCCGCTACAAGAGCCGGCTGAAGGAGCATCGCGCCGAGCACGCCGCGGCCGGCCCCGACCTCGGCGAGGTCGCCGCCAGCTATGTGCTCGAGGCGCCCGATCAGGAGGTCGAGGCGCCCAAGGAATTCGCGCCGACGATCGTCGCCGAGTCGACCGCGCGCCTGCGCCGGCTCACCGTGTCGGCGGCGGTGCTCGATCTCGACCTGACCGGCGCGCCCGTGGTCGTGTTCCGGCACGCGGATACCGGCCGCCTCAATGTTGTCTACCGGCGCAGCGACGACCATATCGGATGGATCGACGCGCCCGGCGGAGAATAG
- the rpoN gene encoding RNA polymerase factor sigma-54, with protein sequence MAISTKLMMRQGQALVMTPQLLQAIKLLQFSNLELSAFLHEELERNPLLEAVDANDFSDAQQESHGGDAVAASEAGSAESHGEPAEGDWARDSLAVDATQLAAELGTEIGNAFELDNARSPADSMGALEGAGLSASSWNGAGGAPADGEAPNLEAYVASQASLHDYLGEQLALACADPIDRIIGQAIIDAIDEVGYLREDVAEIAARLDADPARVAAVLAIIQRFDPSGVGARDLSECLALQLRERDRLDPAMQIFIANLPLLAKRDFAQLARLCGVDDEDIADMAAEVRRLDPKPGRAFGGAPLQPLVADVIVRPAADGSWIVELNSDALPRVLVNHSYAAQVSAGAKRDGDKTFISSCLQNANWLTKSLEQRSRTILKVASEIVRLQDAFLARGVEHLRPLNLRTIADAIGMHESTVSRVTSNKYMMTPRGIFELKYFFSASIATTSGGEAHSAEAVRYKIKQMIDKESPFDVLSDDAIVARLKQIDIDIARRTVAKYRDSLRIPSSVDRRRAKQSQLRETVQPAL encoded by the coding sequence ATGGCGATTTCCACCAAACTGATGATGCGTCAGGGCCAGGCCCTGGTGATGACGCCTCAGCTGCTGCAGGCGATCAAGCTCCTCCAATTCTCCAATCTCGAGCTGTCCGCCTTTCTCCATGAAGAGCTCGAGCGCAATCCGCTGCTCGAGGCGGTGGACGCCAATGATTTCTCCGATGCGCAGCAGGAGTCGCATGGCGGCGACGCAGTCGCGGCGAGCGAGGCGGGAAGCGCCGAAAGTCACGGCGAGCCGGCCGAGGGCGATTGGGCGCGCGACAGCCTCGCCGTCGACGCGACGCAGCTCGCGGCCGAGCTCGGCACCGAGATCGGCAACGCCTTCGAGCTGGACAATGCGCGCAGCCCGGCCGATTCGATGGGCGCGCTCGAGGGCGCCGGCCTTTCGGCCAGCTCCTGGAACGGCGCCGGCGGCGCGCCCGCCGACGGCGAGGCTCCCAATCTCGAAGCCTATGTCGCCTCTCAGGCGAGCCTTCACGATTATCTCGGCGAGCAGCTGGCGCTCGCCTGCGCCGATCCGATCGATCGCATCATCGGCCAGGCGATCATCGACGCCATCGACGAGGTCGGCTATCTGCGCGAGGACGTCGCCGAGATCGCGGCGCGGCTCGACGCCGATCCGGCTCGCGTCGCAGCCGTGCTGGCGATCATTCAGCGCTTCGACCCCTCCGGCGTCGGGGCCCGCGATCTCTCAGAATGCCTCGCTCTGCAGCTGCGCGAGCGCGACCGGCTCGATCCGGCGATGCAGATCTTCATCGCCAATCTGCCGCTCCTCGCCAAGCGCGACTTCGCCCAGCTCGCGCGCCTCTGCGGCGTCGACGACGAGGACATCGCCGATATGGCGGCCGAGGTGCGTCGGCTCGATCCCAAGCCGGGCCGCGCCTTCGGCGGCGCGCCGCTCCAGCCGCTCGTCGCCGATGTGATCGTGCGGCCGGCCGCCGACGGCTCCTGGATCGTCGAATTGAACTCGGATGCGCTGCCGCGCGTGCTGGTCAATCACTCCTATGCAGCGCAGGTGAGCGCCGGCGCCAAGCGCGACGGCGACAAGACCTTCATCTCGAGCTGCCTGCAGAACGCCAACTGGCTGACCAAGAGCCTCGAGCAGCGCTCGCGCACCATTCTCAAGGTCGCCTCCGAGATCGTGCGCCTGCAGGACGCTTTTCTCGCCAGGGGCGTCGAGCATCTGCGGCCGCTCAATCTGCGCACCATCGCCGACGCCATAGGCATGCACGAATCCACAGTCTCGCGCGTCACCTCGAACAAATATATGATGACCCCGCGGGGAATTTTCGAGCTGAAATATTTCTTCTCCGCCTCCATCGCCACCACCAGTGGCGGCGAGGCCCATTCGGCCGAGGCGGTGCGCTACAAGATCAAGCAGATGATCGACAAGGAGAGCCCCTTCGACGTGCTGTCGGACGACGCCATCGTCGCGAGGCTCAAGCAGATCGATATCGACATCGCCCGGCGCACTGTCGCCAAATATCGCGACAGCCTGCGCATTCCGTCATCGGTGGACCGCCGCAGGGCCAAGCAGAGCCAGCTGCGCGAGACCGTTCAACCGGCTCTCTAG
- the lptB gene encoding LPS export ABC transporter ATP-binding protein, with protein sequence MLAPKTAGPQVAAREIDEPREEGAQNSGAEFGAHAGDADDAEREAPGADQQGVLSIRHLAKSYKQRRVVEDVSLHVARGEAVGLLGPNGAGKTTVFYMITGLVKPDKGVIALDGYDVTGLPMYRRARLGIGYLPQEASIFRGLSVEDNIRAVLEITQPDRRERERELDALLEEFKLERLRQSPAIALSGGERRRCEIARALAGRPSFMLLDEPFAGIDPIAVGGIQDLVRHLKKRGIGVLITDHSVRETLGLTDRAYIIYNGHVLTEGAPEEIVADPDVRRIYLGEDFRM encoded by the coding sequence TTGCTCGCCCCGAAGACGGCGGGTCCGCAGGTCGCGGCGCGGGAAATCGACGAGCCGCGCGAGGAGGGCGCCCAAAATTCAGGCGCCGAATTCGGCGCCCACGCCGGCGATGCGGACGACGCCGAGCGCGAGGCCCCCGGCGCGGACCAGCAGGGCGTCCTCTCCATCCGCCATCTGGCCAAATCCTATAAGCAGCGCCGGGTGGTCGAGGATGTGAGCCTGCATGTGGCGCGGGGCGAGGCGGTCGGCCTGCTCGGCCCCAACGGCGCCGGCAAGACCACGGTTTTCTATATGATCACCGGGCTGGTGAAGCCCGACAAGGGCGTCATCGCGCTCGACGGCTATGACGTCACCGGCCTGCCCATGTATCGGCGGGCGCGGCTCGGCATCGGCTATCTGCCGCAGGAGGCCTCGATCTTCCGCGGCCTCAGCGTCGAGGACAATATCCGCGCCGTGCTGGAGATCACCCAGCCCGACCGGCGCGAACGCGAGCGCGAGCTCGACGCTCTGCTCGAGGAGTTCAAGCTCGAGCGGCTGCGGCAGTCTCCGGCCATCGCGCTCTCGGGCGGCGAGCGCCGGCGCTGCGAGATCGCCCGCGCCCTCGCCGGGCGGCCCTCCTTCATGCTGCTCGACGAACCCTTCGCCGGCATCGATCCGATCGCCGTCGGCGGCATTCAGGACCTCGTGCGGCACCTGAAGAAGCGCGGCATCGGCGTGCTCATCACGGACCATAGCGTGCGGGAAACGCTGGGCCTCACCGACCGCGCCTATATCATCTACAATGGCCATGTGCTGACCGAGGGCGCGCCGGAGGAGATCGTCGCCGATCCGGACGTTCGCCGCATCTATCTCGGAGAGGATTTCCGCATGTGA
- the leuD gene encoding 3-isopropylmalate dehydratase small subunit: MEKFVRLTGVAAPLPIMNIDTDMIIPKQYLKTIARTGLGKGLFSELRYREDGSENPDFVLNKPAYREAQILVAGDNFGCGSSREHAPWALLDFGVRAVISTSFADIFYNNCFKNGILPIKVGQAELEKLMDDAERGANATLTIDLEPQEIRGPDGGVIRFDIDPFRKQCLLEGLDEIGLTLQKAATIDSFEAKSAAARPWA, translated from the coding sequence ATGGAAAAATTCGTCAGACTGACCGGCGTCGCCGCGCCCTTGCCGATCATGAACATCGACACCGACATGATCATCCCCAAGCAATATCTGAAGACGATCGCCCGCACCGGTCTCGGCAAGGGCCTGTTCTCGGAGTTGCGCTATCGTGAGGACGGCTCGGAGAATCCCGATTTCGTGCTGAACAAGCCCGCCTATCGGGAGGCGCAGATCCTCGTCGCCGGGGATAATTTCGGCTGCGGCTCCTCGCGCGAACATGCGCCCTGGGCGCTGCTCGACTTCGGCGTCCGCGCGGTGATCTCGACCAGCTTCGCCGACATCTTCTACAATAATTGCTTCAAGAACGGCATTCTTCCGATCAAGGTCGGGCAGGCGGAACTCGAGAAACTGATGGACGACGCCGAGCGCGGCGCCAACGCCACGCTGACGATCGATCTCGAGCCGCAGGAAATCCGCGGACCGGACGGCGGCGTTATCCGCTTCGACATCGATCCTTTCCGCAAGCAGTGCCTGCTCGAGGGCCTCGACGAGATCGGCCTCACTCTGCAGAAAGCGGCGACGATCGACAGCTTCGAGGCGAAATCCGCCGCCGCGCGCCCTTGGGCCTGA